GCCGAACTGGAAGTTCCAGCGCGGATTGTGCACGTTGTAGCGATCCCGCATGTAGAACGCGCCGAGTGTGTATTTCACGCGCCCGGCATCGCCAATGACCTGAAATTCCTGGCTGAACTGGTTGTAGTTGTTGTCCAGACGGAACCGCAGCAGATCCATCGGGGTACCGTCGAAATCGCTGTGGCTGCGCGTCTGCATCTTGCGCCATGCGGTGATCGATTTCAGCGTCACATCGCCCAGCGCCCCCGCACCCGCATTGTATTCCAGCGTGACCGCATGGCCCGATACGCGGAAATTGTTCTCATGAACATTGTCCGCACTGATCGATTTGGGCCGTGTCGTGTGCAGATTGCGAATGATCGCGTTATACGTGGAACTGCCCACCGGGAACAGGGTGCCCATGGCGCTGATCGCCAGCATCGAACCCGTGCCCTTGCTGTTGGTGATGTCATAGACGTAGCGCGCGCTGAACCGGTCGCTCAGTTCCCACAGCACGTCCGCGCGGGCAGAATGCAGCCGCTGGCGCCCGAAATCGCGCGAAGGCCCGGTGTTCTTGTAGAACCCGTCAAACTGCCGTCCGGCATAGGAGAACTTCGTCTTGATGCTGCCGATGCCGGAACCTTCCCCACCCATGGTCGGCAGGTCGACCGTGATACGTTCGTTGAACAGGCCATGTTCGCCGATGCCGAACACGATCGAACCGCCGAATTCGCCCGACGGCTTGCGCGTAACGAGGTTGACCGCGCCACCAATCGTGTTCTTGCCGTAAAGCGTACCCTGCGGGCCACGCAGCACTTCCACACGTTCCAGATCCGCGATTTCGAACGCAGCCCCGGTGGACTTGGCGATCGGCACACCATCGACATAGAGCCCGACAGGCTGATCCCGGCCAAGGCTGGTATCCGACGAAGGCGCCAGCCCGCGGATCGATATCAGCGGGCCGAAGGTGTTCCCAACCGTCTGGTTGATCTGGATATTGGGCATATAGGTGCCGATGTTCGAAACGTTGGTGGCACCGGCGCGCTCCAGCGCCTCGCTACCCATTGCTGACACCGAAATCGGCACGTCGATCAGGCGTTCTTCACGGCGTTGCGCCGTCACGACAATGTCTTCAGTGGAAACAGTTGATGTGCCACCCGATGCGCCCTGCGCATAGGCTTCGGTCGCGCCGAATGCCGAAAGTGCCATTGTGGTGAGCATGGTCAAACGCAAATGCTTCATTGTGATCCCTCCTCCTGCCCAGCCGACAGGGATTGGAAACACGCGGATTGCGCGCCAATATCTCCCCTTGTCAGCGCTGCGATTTACGCAGTCTTTTCTGGATACGCCTTCACTCAGGCAGCGTATGTGCCGCCCTTGCAATACTGTTGGACCAATCCTTGCCGATGGGCGTACGATCAACAAGCCCGCCGGAAAGATCAGACTGTTTCCGCTGGAAGTTTAAATCCACTCCCCCCACAGACGACCGCAATCGCCGCAACGCCGCATGCAATACGGTGTGTCGCCTGTCAGGAATCGCGAGGATTTGCGCCTAATCGTTTTCAGGCTGGGGCGATTGGCGTACCATGAAATGACCGTAGGCCGAGGCAATCGGACGTGCGGGATCATCCTGCCAGGCCTTTGCCTCGAACGCGACAATCCGCCGCCCATGCTTGACAATGGACACGCTGGCATAACTGTCCACCGCGCGGCCCGACCGCAGATAGTTGATCGTCAGACCGATCGGGCGCGGCAGATTGGCCACATCCATATCCTGCCGCATGCGATAGATCGCCGCCGTTTCCAGAAACGCCCCGATCAAACCGCCGTGGATCGCGGGCAGATAGATATTGCCGATAATCCGTTTGGAAAACGGCATCATCACCGTATTCGGCGCGACCGGCCTGATCCCGAGACAACGGGAAAATGGACTGTTCGCAAAAGTCCCCGTTTCATCCTCCGGCGCGTCAAGCAGAACGGTTTCCTTGTAGGCCGACACATCCGCTGTCGATTTGTCCGAACGATTGGCGTTGATCATGAAACAACCCGTCGCCGTCGCCACCGGGGCATCTTCCCCTTCATGATAGGCTGTCGCGCGGACAAAGGCGATCGAACGTGTGACGCTGTAGCAGTGCGCATGCGCGCAGAGTTCCTTCCCCGGCGTGGAAGGACGCTGATAGTCGATCCGCAAGTCCAGCGTGGCGATAGGGGTCAACCCTTCAAGCGCCAGTTGCACCGCAATCCCGCATGTCTCGTCCAGTAGCGTCGTCACGATGCCGCCATGCAGCACACCTGTATCCACATAGCCGACGAATACCGGCTGATAAGGCAGGCGCGTCCATGCTTCGCCGGGGGCCATGCGATCGATCTGAAAATTGGCATTGCGCCCGAAATAGGAAAAATGCCCCCGAATTCTGTTGGCGTTCTCCTCAAAAGCCTGCTGATCAGGGGTACGGGGCGCTTCAGACATGGTCTATCCTTAAAACTCAACACGGCGCACGCTTGTGCAGGACCGGAATGGGCCAGCAAAAACGCGCAGACACGCCATGCGTGCCTAGTCCGATTTTGATCGACGACGCAATGCCCGGTTTCAGGGTCGGACCGATCCGGCCAGGGCACCCCGCGTATCGACAGGCGCGGGTCATGCATTCGCATGATGCGGGGATGCGGCCCACCCCCCAAAAGCACGCACAGCAATGCTGGCCAAAGGCTGGTTCTGTATAAGAATTGTGGAAGGGGACCATGCGGCGCCTGTCGCCGATGGGGATAAGGGATGGCATCATTGCCGCACCCGGGATCATTCTCTTTCGTTCATGTCCGGAACCCACCGCCAGCACACACCATGAATGCGATAGGGAGGAACAGGTATGCCGGAAATGATGACGGGGGGACAGGCGATCACCGCCGCACTTGAGGCTCTGGGGGTAACCTGCGTCTTCGGTGTGCCGAGCCAGCAGAACCTCGCCCTGTACGAAGCCCTGTCGCATTCACAGACCATTCGGGTGGTCGGGGCCCGGAACGAGGCGGGCGCAGCGCATGCCGCCGACGGTTATGCCCGGGCAACGGGGAAGCTGGGTGTTGCCATCACCAGCACCGGCCCAGGCACGACGAATGCCGTAACCGGATTGTACGAGGCCGGGTTTGCATCCTCACCGGTCTTGCTGATCACCACGCAGATCGATCGTGTGCACCTTGGCCGCAACCGGGGTTTCATTCATGAAGCCGAAGGCCAGTTGCCGATGCTGCAAGCCGTGACACGGCGCGCAGAACGCCCGCTGCATGGCCACCAGCTCTACGACACGATCCTGCGTATGGGGCGCGATATCCAGAGCGGCCGCCCCCAACCGGGCGCGATCGAAGTCCCCACCGACATGCTGGGCGAAATGACAGCGGTAGAACGCACGCCGTTCACCAAGGCACCACCGCACGTGCCCGGTGCGGATGCGATTGCCCATGTCGCCGATCTGCTGAACGGCGCCTCCCGCCCGCTCCTGTGGCTTGGCGGCGGTTGCGTGCGCAGCGGCGATGCCGAAGCGATCCGCGCGTTCGTGGACCATTTTGGCGCGCCTGTGATCACTACGCCCAATGGCCGCAGCGCCCTATCCACCGATCATCCGCTCGCCCTGGGCAGCGCGCCCCACTATCCCGCGTTCCGGGCCTTGCTGGACCAGGCCGATGTCGTTCTGGCGGTGGGCACCCGTTTCCAGTTCGTCACCAGCGCATACTGGACCTTGCCGCTGGGCAAGAACCTGATCCAGATCGATGTCGATGGATCGATGATCGGCCGCAACTATCCCGCTGCCGCCAGCCTGATCGGCGATGCGGCGGCAACGCTGAACGCACTAAGGCAAACGCTGCCGCAGCAGCAGCCCGACCCGCAGTTCCTTGCTCTGGCACAGGAAACCCGCCGCGCGATCGATGCGGATTCGGCGCAGCGTGCGGGACCGGATCATGCGCAATTGTGCGCGATTATTGACGAAGTGCTGCCGCATGATCGCAATATCGTGTGCGATGCGACCATGGTGGGCAACACCTGGGCGACCTACCGGCTGCCGGTTCGCGATTTTCAGGGCTTTACCTACAGCACCAGCCTTGCGATCGGCCCGGCCCTGCCGCTGGCGATCGGGGCTGCAGTGGGCAGTAACCGGCGCACGATTGCCATTCATGGCGATGGCGGCGTGATGCTGAATATCGGGGAAATGGCAACTGCCGTGGAAACCCGCGCACCGCTCACCCTGCTCGTCTTCAACGACCACGGCTATGGCATTCTCAAAACCTTGCAGAAGCAGACCGGATTGACCCCGTTTGCCTGCGACCTGCACACACCCGACTTCGTGGGGATCGGGCGTGCGATGGGCATGGCGGCGGAACGCGTGACATCGCCTGACGAATTCCGAACCGCATTCGAACGCTCGGTTGCAACGGAAGGTCCATCCCTGATCGAAATCGACCTCACCCAGATTCAGGCGCTCTCGCTGTGACGGGTGTAACTCTCGGCACGATGCCCACCACGCGGAACGCCGATGGGCGTTATCGCTGGGTCATTCTGGCGGCCACGTTCGTCACCCAGATGCTCGTTGTCGGTAGCACGAGTTATGGCTTTGCCCTGTTCGTAAAGCCGGTGTCGGAGGCCTATGGCCTGTCACGGGCCGACATCAATCTCGGGCTGATCCTGCTTATTGCGGGATCGGCGATCTTCTCGCCGATTGTGGGGCGGGCACTCGACCGCTTCCCGGCGCGCCTTATCCTGATCGGTGGGGCCATTTTGTTCGGGCTCGCCACAGCGGCCATATCGCTGACTCACGATTTCCATATCATCGCCTTCATCATTTTCCTGCCGCTTGCCTGCGCATCGGTCATTCTCGGTCCGATCACCGCGTCCACATTGATCGCCCGATGGTTCGATGAAAAGCGGGGGCAGGCCCTGGGCATCTCCGCCGTGGCGTCGTCCACAGGCGGGATGATCATGATCCCGATCATGTCATGGCTGATCGAACATCACGGCTGGCGGCAAACCATCCTTATCACCGGTACGGCGGTCATGGCCTTGGCGCTGATGGCTGCCGCCGCAGTGCGCGAACGCCGTTCCGCACCGGCAACAACCATGCCCCAGACCAAGACGGCCGCAGCATCGACTACCGATCGCTGGAGCATCGGCCGACTTGTCCGCACGCGGGATTTCTGGCTGCTCACCGTAACGGTCGGCATCCTGTTTTCCACCAGTCAGGCCCTGCTCAGTTCGTTGATCGCTTATGGATCGGACCGGGGCTTCTCCCCGTCGCAGGCGGCCATGCTGCTGTCTGCCGTCTCCTTGTCATCCATCATCGGCAAGCTGCTGATCGGCGCCATGGCAGACCGGGTGGACAAACGCCTGCTGCTGAGCGGCGTCGCCCTGCTGCTGGGCATCTTCGTCACGATCCTGCTGATGCATCCCGCGTTCCCGGTGCTGATCACCGCCTGTCTGGCGGCTGGTGCAGCCATCGGCGGCACTCTGCCGTTATGGGGCGCGATCATCTCCGCGCGTTTTGGGCTGGCATCGTTCGGCGCGGTTATGGGGTGGACAGCGCAGATGCAGCTTCCGCTGCAACTCGCCTCACTGCGCTTCATAGGCGAAAGCTACGACCGCACGGGCAGCTATGATCTGGCATTCGCCGTGTTCGCCGGGCTGGCCCCGGTGGCCATGCTGACCGGGTGGCTGATTGGCCGCCCCGGCTTCGCCAAACTCTAGGCCAAACTTTGGGTGTCAGCTCGCTATCGCGGCAGAACTGAGCAAGACCCGCACCAGTTCGACCTGACGGTTGGTGCCGGTCTTCTGAAAGATGCTCTGCAATTGCGAGCGCACCGTGTTGCGACTGATGCCAAGGCTCGCGGAGGCTTCGTCCAGACTTGCCCCTGCGGCCAGTTCGCTGGCCAGCGCCGCTTCTGCCGGGCTCAGGCCGAACAGTTGTCCCAGTGTGGGGGCCGATATGAGGGCCTGCCGGCCCGGATCGCGAATGATCAGCATCGCCGTGCGCCGCAAAGGTTCTTTCAAAGGATAGAACGCCGGCCCCGGCCGCACGATAACCGTCAGCGGCAGGAACTGCTCGTCGCGATAGACCGCCAGGGGGGAAAACTTGCTCCAGTCGGAACGGGCGCTCTGTTCTGCGGCATTGGCGCGCACCTGATCCATGAGGCGCGTGGTTTCACCGGGCGAATGCGCCCGCAACTTGCCGTGATGCAGGCGCAACCCATCGCCGCGCGCCAACAGGTCGTCAGCCACCGCATTGGACAACAGCACAGTGCCTTCATAATCCACCAGAAGCACCGCGATATTGCTGGTTTCCAGCGCCGCACCGAAGACCTGACTACGCCGTTCCAGACCGACAAAGTGATGATAGATACCCAGGCACCGCTTCATCGGTTCGATCAGGCTTTT
This genomic window from Caenibius tardaugens NBRC 16725 contains:
- a CDS encoding TonB-dependent receptor translates to MKHLRLTMLTTMALSAFGATEAYAQGASGGTSTVSTEDIVVTAQRREERLIDVPISVSAMGSEALERAGATNVSNIGTYMPNIQINQTVGNTFGPLISIRGLAPSSDTSLGRDQPVGLYVDGVPIAKSTGAAFEIADLERVEVLRGPQGTLYGKNTIGGAVNLVTRKPSGEFGGSIVFGIGEHGLFNERITVDLPTMGGEGSGIGSIKTKFSYAGRQFDGFYKNTGPSRDFGRQRLHSARADVLWELSDRFSARYVYDITNSKGTGSMLAISAMGTLFPVGSSTYNAIIRNLHTTRPKSISADNVHENNFRVSGHAVTLEYNAGAGALGDVTLKSITAWRKMQTRSHSDFDGTPMDLLRFRLDNNYNQFSQEFQVIGDAGRVKYTLGAFYMRDRYNVHNPRWNFQFGGNKYDLSQRGANNHSIAGYGQVTWTPPMAEDRVDIALGLRWTKDTRDVWERFFAYSTFAANPLSANAGVFQRGPGNVPLTASGGPVSGVIPGNGGIGPTDLIPLNNKKSWSQFNPELNVTFKVNPTWNIYGRVATGYKSGGYNDTAANNAAFNKPYDPEKLLSFELGTKGTFFDRRLSINMAVYHSIYKDFQAGVFVPEFVTTNIINAGKAKFTGFELEGQLRPTDTLSINFGYGYLKARYKDFVLPSGQDVTHTYQIPLAPKNNVLLGAEHRLDLGGVQLISSVNYSWRSSQWGTITPDVLSRRKAYGVADARLTLAGIDVGGNAELEFSVWGKNITDEKYWTSGINLTAFTVRQWGDPRSFGADVKLKF
- a CDS encoding PaaI family thioesterase codes for the protein MSEAPRTPDQQAFEENANRIRGHFSYFGRNANFQIDRMAPGEAWTRLPYQPVFVGYVDTGVLHGGIVTTLLDETCGIAVQLALEGLTPIATLDLRIDYQRPSTPGKELCAHAHCYSVTRSIAFVRATAYHEGEDAPVATATGCFMINANRSDKSTADVSAYKETVLLDAPEDETGTFANSPFSRCLGIRPVAPNTVMMPFSKRIIGNIYLPAIHGGLIGAFLETAAIYRMRQDMDVANLPRPIGLTINYLRSGRAVDSYASVSIVKHGRRIVAFEAKAWQDDPARPIASAYGHFMVRQSPQPEND
- a CDS encoding thiamine pyrophosphate-binding protein gives rise to the protein MPEMMTGGQAITAALEALGVTCVFGVPSQQNLALYEALSHSQTIRVVGARNEAGAAHAADGYARATGKLGVAITSTGPGTTNAVTGLYEAGFASSPVLLITTQIDRVHLGRNRGFIHEAEGQLPMLQAVTRRAERPLHGHQLYDTILRMGRDIQSGRPQPGAIEVPTDMLGEMTAVERTPFTKAPPHVPGADAIAHVADLLNGASRPLLWLGGGCVRSGDAEAIRAFVDHFGAPVITTPNGRSALSTDHPLALGSAPHYPAFRALLDQADVVLAVGTRFQFVTSAYWTLPLGKNLIQIDVDGSMIGRNYPAAASLIGDAAATLNALRQTLPQQQPDPQFLALAQETRRAIDADSAQRAGPDHAQLCAIIDEVLPHDRNIVCDATMVGNTWATYRLPVRDFQGFTYSTSLAIGPALPLAIGAAVGSNRRTIAIHGDGGVMLNIGEMATAVETRAPLTLLVFNDHGYGILKTLQKQTGLTPFACDLHTPDFVGIGRAMGMAAERVTSPDEFRTAFERSVATEGPSLIEIDLTQIQALSL
- a CDS encoding MFS transporter, whose amino-acid sequence is MTGVTLGTMPTTRNADGRYRWVILAATFVTQMLVVGSTSYGFALFVKPVSEAYGLSRADINLGLILLIAGSAIFSPIVGRALDRFPARLILIGGAILFGLATAAISLTHDFHIIAFIIFLPLACASVILGPITASTLIARWFDEKRGQALGISAVASSTGGMIMIPIMSWLIEHHGWRQTILITGTAVMALALMAAAAVRERRSAPATTMPQTKTAAASTTDRWSIGRLVRTRDFWLLTVTVGILFSTSQALLSSLIAYGSDRGFSPSQAAMLLSAVSLSSIIGKLLIGAMADRVDKRLLLSGVALLLGIFVTILLMHPAFPVLITACLAAGAAIGGTLPLWGAIISARFGLASFGAVMGWTAQMQLPLQLASLRFIGESYDRTGSYDLAFAVFAGLAPVAMLTGWLIGRPGFAKL
- a CDS encoding helix-turn-helix transcriptional regulator; this encodes MHDKNAPVWMDQRERLLNALYRSIPEVPALVSFLKVACAVFDSSRASFLIGMPFDGHNRPQGFHDSEPYTDLVEAFAQPEFFATLPRDDVSRHTMPSAGPLSGSQTLILPVADEAGRTATIVLLRGADDPAFDADAVNLLKSLIEPMKRCLGIYHHFVGLERRSQVFGAALETSNIAVLLVDYEGTVLLSNAVADDLLARGDGLRLHHGKLRAHSPGETTRLMDQVRANAAEQSARSDWSKFSPLAVYRDEQFLPLTVIVRPGPAFYPLKEPLRRTAMLIIRDPGRQALISAPTLGQLFGLSPAEAALASELAAGASLDEASASLGISRNTVRSQLQSIFQKTGTNRQVELVRVLLSSAAIAS